The nucleotide sequence AGAACCGATTACACGTTAAGGGTTAGGTAACttgcttaagtttttaaatataaatttctgGCACAAACAGTGTTCATggaaatacaaatattttgtcaaattctccttgttagttttttgtttaacGAAAGCAAGCATTACGcttttgttaaacaaaaaacaaataaggagAATTTGACAAAATATTTGTTACATTCAGACATTAAAGCTGCCCtttgttttttcctgattttcatCACTGCAATGCCATTTGGTGCTATAAAGAATAACAAGTTTAATATGAACTGCAAGATAATAAAGAGTTACAGTGAAGTTCATGGTAAAGGCAGCGTATTAGAAAAGTACagattttacaatatattatttaattagattATGTGTTTCAGTCATTGGATTTAAAGAAAATCCACAGAAAAATTAAATCACCCTAGCGTATCTGCACAATTACCgctcaataaataataataataataatgattggTTGTAAATGTTgctgatatttaaaatgtattttggatTTTACTCATTTGAGgatatttttatgaatttaatttCAGATACTATATATAGCCATGTGTCAGAGCTCTGGCTGTTACCCCCTACCCATCCTTACACATCCACATACTGTGTTAATAGCCATGGCAACAGTTGATGTCATGGTGAAACAGTGTGTTCTTGTATTGCTTATATCCACTCTCTCGCACACAAATCCAACCATCTCTTTAAGAATACAATTTGTCAATGATTGTTTTCATGCATGTGTTTACACCGCAACCTAAAAAAAAGCCTAGGTAAAAGACAGTGATATCTGTGGCAATTAAAAGACATTGAAGAGAAGTGACATACTGCCCCCCATGCTCTTTTATTTAACAGACTACTCACGGAAGAGGgtatgcatgaaaaaaaagctCATTATTGAAGTTTCCTTTgtgtctacgtgtgtgtgtgtgtgtgtgtgtgtgtgtgtgtgtgtgtgtgtgtgtgtgtgtgtgtgtgtgtaatgacagAGTGTCAAAAAACAGTGTTTGCGCTCATGCTGCTCTGACATGAAAGTCAACAGATGATTCAAAGCAGGGCAGAAGCTCAACCAGGTACACAGCTCTCATCTTACAGCTCACATAAAGAGTGCTGCAGCATCGCGTAAACAAGGAAAGAACAATGCAGACAGGAGGACAGAGAATCATCCAATAGAGCTAAGACAGGTGACACGGGCGTACTGAAAAAAACAACGTTATTATTGATGTACTAACTTTGTCAtaagataataaatattaatataatatatattacaaattaataattaagtgAGTGAAATACAGATGACTAGACAGGATTAATTGGTCCATAGAGCTGACCAAAAAAAAGGGATGGATTGAGGGATCAGGAGGGAACGCAAATGTGAGAAAGAAAgcatgcaatatatatatagatatattacCAGTCGAAAGTTTGGAAACACCACctaattccatgttttttccTAAATTTCCTAAAATGAAGGCATGGGTTTTACAAAGTCTGAATAAGAAGAGGAGAAAAGAGTGTAGGGGTGGCAGTAATGCAACTTTCTGGATGTCTCATTACCGCCACCCCTTCACTCCTTTCTCCTCTTCTTATTCAGACTCTAAATTCCCTGTTGTtgtcttttttcattattgtatCAGCCAGTTCTTAAGGAAGCCAACTAGATTcatcccctattgtgacctcatggCTCAACAGTAGTTCATTTACCTAGACACAGAAACGGTgcatttggaggaggagtgaatTAAAGAATGTTTCTTTAAGGTGAGTTATTAAAGAAATCATAAGTAGGAAATGGACATATTTTTGGGCGTGGTCACACAGTATCATCAAAAGCTTTGGCacgggaaaaactccctaagacgACATCAGGAAGCAACCTTGATTGAAAGCAGACATAAAAGGGGACCCATGTTTGTGTTCATCAACTGTATTCAAAAGTACTGCTCAACATTGAAGCCAGACAACTGCTTGGGGCCCAGGGTGGTAGTGGGCCCCTGAGGGCTGACaaactcatttattatttataagatcATGGTGAGGATTGCTGTTTGAAATGGCCCCGTGCAAAGACTGTAGAATCACCCCTGgccgtatactgtacagttaggCAGCACTACATGTGTTGAAGGGTCTTGAGTGCATGTATCAGCTGTGCTACTGATGTGTTGGCAAATTTAGTCCTAATCAAAAGAGAAGAGGGGGGTAGGAACTTACTTGACACTGGTTTTACTAATATGTTGTATGAATCTATAGTTTTAGAACTTCTGCCTCAGTATGAGGTGTTTGTAGTGCTGTTGTGCCTGGCACTTCGAAAGCCTAAAATAATCCACTCTAAAACATTTAACAGCAAATCTGGTGTGGATACTAAGAATATACCTTCAGCTTCAGCCCTGCTAGTCCATTTATACCTGCTGcttgttttaaatttgtgttattCATTTTACAGCAATAGAAATAGTGGATGATTATAAAGGAAAATCCCACTGTGTGTTGGAGTTTATTGCTGTTATGACTAGCCACCTTCACGCAGAAATTGCACTGTAAGGACGATAATAAGACCCCTTCAATATGACGCTTTCACTCTGGTAATTTATACAAGAGGCGTGATGTTAAACACAGCGGTAAACACATGCCTCGGGAATATTGTGCATACGGTTGCCTTTAAAACAACGAGGCGAGTAAACTGAGTGTTGAGGTGTTTTTGCTAGCTCTGCACATTTACATCACTCACCAAACACTGCATTCTGCTCAGAGCTTGCTGTCTCTCAAAATTCACTGCTGTTTCCCCACGGATGAGGTGCATAACTGCCTAAAAAAACTACTGACTTTAAGTCCTGTCTTCGTGGTCTAGGATTGGCAGAGTTTGTCACGTTCTAACCAATGTAAGTCAAAACTGAAttcttctaaccaatcataaaACAGTTCCAGCAAAAAACATACATCTTACTACATATTTTAATTCTAGAATCAGCGCAGTGCTGTTCTCAGTtgcatttctaaatgtttttttatttaattacatgtaaatattttaattcaatCCAAAAATAAATGACTTGCACTGCTGACCGGTCTCAATATCAGCTGACATTTTAGTTTACTTGATGCACTACGGCTTAAACACTATTCAAGTATGGTGGTTTGTCTGATCAACTCTTTATAGGATATTTGTGGGTTTAAACCTCCCTAGTACTTTCCCAGTAGAGTAAATTTCATTTAGGCAGTATCACTAGAGGAAGACTGCAATGCGGTTGTAGGCATCACACTACGAAGGCAtcacagggtgccagtccattgaagggcacgcacacacacgcacactcatacttattcacacacaactGGCAATTTGGGCCTAACCAACGCCTATTAGCCTAACCTGCgtacctttggactgtgggaggaaaccggagcacccggagtaaacccaccaagcatgtgaagagcatgcaaactccatgcacacggagacgggaatcaagcctggccgggaattgaacctggaggtgcagggtggAAATTTGTAACATAAGAGTCTGGGGCTACCTGTACTTGGACAGaattaactgttgtataatacaaCAGAAAACTACTGTGTATTTCATATACACAAGCAAAGTATTCATCCTTcacataattatataaaacgGACGTGTATCCCGCACTCAAAGAGAGcataaagtatacagtacatatgggaaaacataaattatcttgcTGGCAAAAATTGCCAATAATGGAACCTTGCAGCACTGACTGACTAAATATCAAGACGTGTTAATTTTATGTAAGGAATTACACTAGTTAAAAGAATTGTTTGCCATCACCACTTCAGCTGTAATAACTTAAAACATGTCATTAAAGTCGAGTGATTAATTCTAAATCTAAAGAGAATAAACTGTAGCAGACTTTTAGAAtcaaacctctctctctctctctctctctctctctctctctctctctctttctctctttctctttcagacTTCCTTATTTCATTTTCTTGCATTAGGAGGCACTCCGGGATTGAAGGGTGACAAAAATAACTCGGTATACTAGGACTAATCCGTTAATGCCCTGTGACTGAGTGATTAGCCTTAGGGAGCCAAGCCCTCGGCAGCACAGAGGATGATGGACAAGAAAAATGGCTTTCTCCATTTGATaagaaaatgtttgtaaatattttatacacGTACAGTATCTcaaaaaagtgagtacacccctcacatttcagCAAACACTTTACTATATGTTCTCATGGGGCAATACTATGGAAATAAAAATTGGAAATACTTTAGAGCGGCTCGTAtagcagtacagatttactgtctgactttattctttaaataacTGGCAATGAAAATGAGTACACCCTAAGTAAACATGTCAAAACTATGTCCAatgtgtcaatattttgtgtgagcacCATTGTTATCTAGCACAGGCTTAATCCTCCTGGGGTTGgaattcaccagagctgcacatggTGTCGCTAGGATCCTCTTCCACAcctccataatgatatcacGGATCTGCTTGATGTTAAACACGCTTAAGGACGCCCCACAGGTGCTtaatagggttcaggtctggagacatactgtatttgactTGTACATGAACATGACGAATAGGACGTGACTTTACACTGTTTAAGATGTACAGCCGTTATAActtagggtgtactcacttttgtttccagctattttgacaataatggctgtatgttgagttattttcagaGGACAGTAATGTTATACTAAATGTTATACAAGCTACGCAATAACTAAAATATATCCAAATgtaatttctatagtattgaCCTTTAAAAAGatatactaaaatgtttgctgaaattagaGTGGTGTGCTTACTTTTGTGAGTGTGTATTGTATAATGATTGATAATTACTCTTCCAAATTGCATGACAGTTATAGTGTAAAAATAGTAGTTACTAGGGATCGGAATAAccacaataaaatattatcacaataGAATAATATTACATACCTAGttgctgatttgatttgtatttctgtatgtatcactattttttttttttttttaagatgttatAATTCGAAACACACTTGATAAATACTTTGGTCCGTCCACACTCCCTGCCATTATGTGACTAGTTTACAGCACAACACCAGTAGGTTTATAGAGAAATGACATTTTACTCAAAGggtaaaaaatgtacagaattttttttttattttggagtcATTTTGGTGATGTCAAACAAAAGAATTATGATACGTAACTGATCTctagtagtatatatatatatatatgatttaaacACATTATTGGTATTTTGTGAGGTTTATAAATCCCAGTCCCAATGTGAAGTGAGATGCAGTGTGTGAACTGTCGTGGAAATAACTCCGTGTGTATTCAGATGTTACACTAAAGCTATCTTTTCCTCTGGAAAGCCTGATAAATACGAGCCATCTGTTCAGTGTGGTGGCAGTAAATGACTGAACTGAGAGACCGCACTTTTCACATGGAGTGCATTTTGGCAGGCAGTGAAGCCATCTCTTATTTCCCTTATTACTGGGTTATTGCTCCCCTCATGGAGTAGATACTaggaatgtaaaatattttaattatttttactaaatttCACACTTGCACCATCGATGCActtgatacagatgataaagaTGATGAAGAGCATGATAAAGAGCATTGCCAGGAACAAAAAGCAAAGCCACTCTTGtcttaaatttgtttttgtttttattcttatttaattttttttaattctaacacaaaatgaattgttatataataacattattatattttcctAAAAGGTTAACACAGTCAATGCTCTGCAGATTATTCATACCTTAAACTCTTTCTGTTTTACTCCTTtgcactgtttcagtgtctatgtaaacaAGGCCTTTATGTCTTCATGAAAGGGGGAAAATCTAATTGACTTGTTTAAGCGACAAATGGTGAACAATGTTTCAATGGTGTAGaactttttttaaccaaaaataattataataataaattttgatttttgtATCTGAATATCTCTCTTCACGATCTTAGAATAGCAGAAATCATCTGCTGTACTATTATTGAACAGAGATATAAAGTCATTATGAGTGGATTTGCAGAAGAAAATTATTTTCTAGCTGCCAAGCCAAGCTTGTGAATCAAAAGATGGGCTCTGATCTCTAAAGGAGGACAAGGACTAGATAAGATTTAAATGGTTCAGAGTAATTTCTCACATGCTGAGAAGGTCAGATACTCTGGTGTGGGGTTTCAAAAGAAATCCTGGCATCGTGTCCAGTGTAGAGAATTACCTCCTCTTCCATCAGCTGTTTTTTGTGCATGAAAATGTTCTGGAGCTTTATTCGCTAACGATGACGAATACATTcggtaatgtttttttgtgtctgcCATTTTCTCTTACtgtaaaattttctttacatttgttCTCTTCGTTGCTACATTCGAGCTGAATGAAATGGTCCCTGACTAATTATCGAATGCATTGGAAAAAATAAAGTCTGCGTTCCACACGGCACTGCTGAAGAGGACAGTATGGCATTTTCTATCCAGcagaaaaatgcagaaaaaaaacactgcaaaagAGTTTTAGGACTTGACTGAGGTTAATCTGTTGGTCTATTCAAAAAATGAGATGTGAAGAagggtaaaaaatatttattgaataaattaatttgatACAGATTTATTGAATAAATAGTGATGTGGAGGCATTAGTGACAGGTTTGAGTCATATGTCTGGATATATTTAACCCTAAACATGGGCACAgagaaaattaaagattttgttTATCTACTTAGTGGAAACGACATCAAACGGCCCGGCCTGGGATGAAATGGTTACAGAAGATTGAATCAAATCAAACGACACAATGCAATATTGGGTATTTATTTAGCCACTATTGCAGAGATTGTCAAACattttgctaaaataaaaaaaataattaaaaaaaatcctccttCTGCTCAGATGTAGTATATATTCTATAAATATTTTCAGTAATGTTTTCTGTATTCATGCCTGTCATAAACCTTTTTATTCCTGAACATTTGACCAACAAAACATTGATCTAGGTGGGCTTTGTTTTTGACCAATGAAACATGctaataattaatcaattaatccaGTCAGCCATTACATTTACAGCACAGATATCTAAAGTGAAGAATATACCTGTCTCTTTATTGACTTTTGCAGAAATGTGACTATGATGAAGTCTGTCACAACAGTGCATGGCAGAAGTACCATTAATCAACATTAGgttactactgtatgtactttcATTTATTAGTACGTTCAAGATGtattacaacagaaataataCCTTATGGTTACCTAATTAGCTACTGGATTACTTGATCCCTTGCCACACAGATAAGAGTAACCTAGCAATCGATCTGCTTCAGCTTCTCttctgttgattattttcataagcagtatcaaattcaaatcaaattttatttgccgcatacagtacacagccatacacagtatgatatgaagtgcaatgcttatacgaccactAACGacctaaaatttaaataaaaaagaaatagagtattcaaataaagaaataaaatatggcatgagagaaaataataaaaaatatagaaaacttaagctgtaaaatatacaatatgtacaacttattttaaaaataggtttgaaattaaattgaaatagaAGTGTACTAGAGTGTAATGGTTATGCAGGGTGCAGTTAGTCCTCATGTGTGTAAAAAATTTGCAATGTCCAGTCACAAGCAAAACAGTGTGCAAAGTCCCAGAGGCGTGCAACTTGTAGGTCGTTTGCAAATGTGTGTAAACATGCAATGTGCAACATAATTAGTAGTGTAAGAAAAGGGAAAGTGTATGTCGTGGTGGTAATTCTCATATGATGTACAAACATGTGATTCCTTCTGGATTTAAAATGAGATAATGCTATGGAATATGCTGTGCTTTACACTTCATAAAAATATCTACAGGTAATGTTAactattattcatatttcaagGTTTTTAATTCACTCACTGTTCCAGGGTTAAATTACAAATAgcataaaatggaaagctagtgcccTATATAGGGTGTAGAATCTGTTGTTAAACACACAATGTAGTGTAGTGCCCTTGTTTAGGGGTTagggagggatttgggattcagctttGTGAGTTATTGAGGGCTTGAGCTGAGTGAGGTGCAGAGTCACTTGACTGTTGTGTGACTCATTCTGAAACTTCCTCTGAATCATCAAGAAGCAGCTGAATCAAAAAGAAAACCGCTGATTGAGTAGATGCGGACTGGTCAGGGGATGAGACGTCCTGCTTGTTTATGAGAACGTTGTAATTAAACTATAAGGACGTACATTACAGGCTGACATCATAACCACTCTCATTTCTGTCTTGTTTCTCTTATTAACAGAGGcagcagtgtatgtgtgtgagagagaaggagtgtgtttatggtatTTGGGCGCTTGTAAGTGATGGACCAGCAAAGGCAGCGTTCTCTCTCCACGTCTGGGGAAACACTATACCAGGTTCTGGGGGTTTCTAAGAACGCCTCACCAGATGACATCAAAAAGTGCTACAGGTAAGAAACTCACCAGTGTGCGTTTCCGTCTGTGTCTCTGTGGATGTCATGTAACCTCTTTGTTTAAACCTTGTTTAGAAATATTAACGTGATGTGTATTTTAGCTTTCAAATTACTTTTCCGTGAGTTGGAAAGCTTTTTGTTATGTATGCACATTTACGGGAAGAAACATTCAAGTTAAACCATGACTTTTATTGTGCAGATGAGAGGGAAAATTCCTTTAATCTCTCGatataatcccctgcaacactaatgcattcatcccagtgtttcactactgcttggataccatcagggtagaaaaaTTTTTCAGTTCACCAGAGACATGTTCCGAATGTCTGCTTCATGTGCAATGTGGAAGTGGATTtggtgaatgtttgtgtgtacagttcccacagacagatgcgtatCTTCCTCAAGATtgtgacaagttatccgtcgACTTTTGAGGCTCACTCGCTGAATTTTGATGAGAACAGCTGCAGTGGGACTCACATACAgcgttctttaaaacatttccacCATTCACGTTTTATTGTGGCTAAGAATCTCATCaacgtactgtgcttgaaatcttctttaaatgacaattagttTCATACCTTAATTTACCAGAATTTTCATCactagtcccggtttgatttggaCGCCCCTTGTAGTCTCAGcaacatgtttttttgggggTCTAGTGGTAAGCAGACAGAGCTCTCACTGCAGCAAGCAGAGTTCGAATCCCGCCAGTATTAATGTTGGTAGACAGGGGTGTCCTTCACTACAGTCCGAATTAAATCTTTTCATACTTTTTCGTAAATATATAGAGGTAAAGGttctctatataaaaaaaaaagtgtctgagATTGCCACACATTTGAGGAATCCCTATTTTCAACATTGTAGGGTTGGTTGAGAAAGAAGGAACAAAGGTTTTTACGGTGATTGCAAATTTCCTAAGCATGacaatcatatttaaaaaaaaatcactttagaCATGTTCAGTTGCAAAGTGACCTGACTGTATCTCTTGCTCACATCAAAGGAAACTAGCTCTGAAGTTTCACCCAGACAAGAACCCTGATAACCCAGAAGCAGCGGAGAAGTTTAAGGAGATCAACAATGCTAATACCATTCTTACTGATCCCACTAAACGCAACATCTACGACCAGTACGGTTCTCTCGGCCTCTACGTGGCTGAGCAGTTCGGAGAGGAGAACGTGAACACCTATTTTGT is from Clarias gariepinus isolate MV-2021 ecotype Netherlands chromosome 22, CGAR_prim_01v2, whole genome shotgun sequence and encodes:
- the dnajc5ab gene encoding dnaJ homolog subfamily C member 5 isoform X1, yielding MDQQRQRSLSTSGETLYQVLGVSKNASPDDIKKCYRKLALKFHPDKNPDNPEAAEKFKEINNANTILTDPTKRNIYDQYGSLGLYVAEQFGEENVNTYFVLSSWWAKALFIFCGIATGCYCCCCLCCCCNCCCGKCKPRPPMEHDPDFYVSPEDLEAEMKAEEREGDPISVQPSSATETTQLTADGHHPSYRTDPGLN
- the dnajc5ab gene encoding dnaJ homolog subfamily C member 5 isoform X2, whose amino-acid sequence is MDQQRQRSLSTSGETLYQVLGVSKNASPDDIKKCYRKLALKFHPDKNPDNPEAAEKFKEINNANTILTDPTKRNIYDQYGSLGLYVAEQFGEENVNTYFVLSSWWAKALFIFCGIATGCYCCCCLCCCCNCCCGKCKPRPPMEHDPDFYVSPEDLEAEMKAEERGDPISVQPSSATETTQLTADGHHPSYRTDPGLN